The region CTACCCACTGACCTCAAACGACAAACCGGTCAAACCCTCCTCAGTCCTCCTCCTCCCCATTTGCAACACATTTATGATTTTAACTGTACACCCCATTTCCAAGACTGCCGGCGCCTGTCTAACAGAGGACATGCATGGCCATGGACGAGGAAACGTACGTGTTCCTTTGCTATGAAATTAATGGAGACGTTAAAAGAAGGTAACTGGAAATTTCCTACGATTGGGGGATTTGGGGTTGAGGGTGCCCACAAAGAGCATTATTAGTCTAAAATGATTAATAAAGTTTTAATTATAGCTTTCTAAAATCgtttgcacattttaaaatcgttatttaaaATCGCcatttttgaaatcgcaaacccaaatgaACCCTGaatagagaagcaaaaagtagttttgttctataaatttaaggaaaatcaaagggaagctgctgtgaatgATATTTAGGGTGCGTTTAACATTACGAtttcttaaacaaaaaatgcgattttaaaccaaatcgcagaaaatgaatcgtttgaaattgcgtttttaaaaaattatgatttaaaaaagcaaaaaatctgcattttcaaatcgcagggaatgattttttttattttttatttttaaacgcacaattttaaaggttaaactacacttttgtcaaacgcttaattacattttttaaaaatcacattttaaagtcgctatttttaaatcgcatttttgTAATCACAAACCCgaataaacccttaaaaaagcTGTTGCTCATATTCCTATTATATTATTCTTAAAACATTTATAATGAGACTAACTTTTAGAGCGTCACATACTGACCTTTTGGGGGGCTCATCATTTTTGAGAATATAATGGTATCATTAAAAGCCAGAAAAAGTCTAGCTAAGCAAAGATTACATCTTGTAGAAAAGAGGGACAAGCCTCTAACCACACCTCATTCAGCAATTGAGAAGTGGCTAGCTTAGCCACCTTATGAGCAACAAGATTAGCCTCACGTCTCACATGGTAAACACCACAAGGATCCAGTCGTTGTAACCCTAGCCTAGTATCCTCAATGAGGTGACCAAAGCTTGAGCAACATGGACCCGTCTTCTTCAAAGCATTCACCACATTCAAAGAACTTCTGACCAATGATGGGGGGCTCATCATTGattaaagaagaaatgaaaagaaaggaaattaaaaagaaagaacaagaaaagattgtGGTAGGCATTTGTCTTAAATGCATAcggttgaaaaataaaaattatagctGCTTACTATAATTAAAGTTTCCTCAATTTTCAACTAGAATCTTGATGTCACAGGATACTTATAAATGATACATTAATATATAGTACATGAAATTTCCCTTTTATGAAGAAACATGATTTGAATACTTGTTTATGCCCTAGATTTAATAGCATGCCATATAATATAcactaattaataaaatggaaTTGAACCCTAAACACGACGTCACTTCATtattaaatatgcaaattacCACAATTAAGAAAATGGACCATCGTTGATGtcaataaaaatattcataGTAGGTGGATCATTCACATCTAGCTACCAAATTTAATATTCATTTTAGTTAAATTCAcacattttaattttagttacttcttcttcttcttttttcaaagcTAGCACTtatattttgcttttttattttaactatttaccttttattattctatttaaatattttttttattattatatttttttgagatgagagaaaatgttagaattaaatttaaatattttttcttatttggtgAACCAAATGTTTCTCTAATTTAGTGAGTCAGATGCAGCTCATTCTAACATCATGACCAGCCAAAAGAACATTTAAATTAGagttaaatatattttggcCCTCTTTAGTTAGGCGTTTCCTTTTGGATATTCTCAGTGTACTAAAAGGCACCTCACGCTTTTAATTAGATtgacttattacttatcaaaaaaataaaaacttaatttggCCCTTTCAACTAAcaactattttttataaagcattaCAAACTAACAGGTGTGACACTTAAACTCATCAAATTAAACTTCCATTTAATTGCATTTAAACTACTTTGATGTCATTCTTCctaaaatactcatattttatttaaaaaataataattaaatttatataaaaataaataagttttgaTTAAGTACTAAAATTAATACATAAAGTAAGGTTCGATTAGTATAGAAAGAATTTgcatgaaattttgatttttgattttagtttttttatgagAGTAcggatatttttgaaaaaatagcttaattgcaacaaaatggtaatttttgACGGGTCTAAATATTACACATGTCAGTTCGTGAGActttattaaaaacaactatTTGTCGACAAAagagttaaaatatatttaaccctaatttaaatgttattttggctAGTCGGATGAGAATGCTCAAGGGAGGAGTCTTCCTTACAACTATATAAGCCATCCCATCCCTTTCCATTTTGACAAATCATTAGTTCATCAAACCAGAAACAACGTAGCCAAAGTCATATCCTTAATTCTCAACAAAATGACACCTTCAAAACTACTGTTCTTGTGCCTCTCCCTCCTTGCTTGTTTTTCCAAATGCAGTACTACTTCTCATGATATTTCCAGTACTGCCTATGCTAAAGGGTCATCAGCTGGGATCAAAGGACTGTTTATTTTTGGAAGCTCTCTGGTTGATAATGGCAACAATAACTTCCTCCAGGACTCCATGGCTAAGGCTGACTACTTGCCCTATGGAATAGATTTCCCTCTCGGGCCCACGGGAAGGTTTACAAATGGGAAGAACGTGATTGACCTTCTGGGCGACCACCTTAATCTTCCCTCATTGATTCCTGCATTTGCTGACCCCTCTACCAAGGGAAGCAAAATTGTTCATGGTGTCAATTATGCTTCTGGTGCCTCCGGTATACTAGATGATACTGGCTTAATTGCGGTAAGCTGATATATAAGACTTGTGTTTTCTcgtcttctcttcttcttttattctcaTTGATTGTGGCATGTTTTAGCAGCCATCAATGATTGCCTTGTTGACATAAAGGATCAAAACTTTTCATCTATACAACTTCAAGGGGAACGAAGAGCTAGCTAGCCGCTTTAATTTCATCTTTATCCCTGTTTCCTTTTTACCATGATGAGTTGATGACAAATGATTCCTGTTCATTAATTCAAAACATTTTCTATAGGTTGGTGGTATGTAAAAGGAGTTTCAGTCTGTGATTCATAAAAGTTCAGAAGAAAGTAGtgcttgcttctttttttttttttttttggataatcgGAGCATTCATTGCGAAACTAGATTACTGAGATATTACACAGAATGTCCTCTCCACACGGGTCGGGTAAAGCTTGGACTTTCACCTGTGgccaaaagttcaaaaattatttGCACTCAAGAAAGGTTGAACCTTAAACCTAATGCTTAATTCATGAAGCACTGAGATCAAGTGACTTACTACTCCAGCCAACCCTTTAGCGTTTGTGATTGCTTTTTTGCTTAGCAATATAGTAAGTGACATATTCCAATGTCCCATATTAAGAGCACTCACACTGTGCTAATTAAAATAGCTTAAAAGTTATTTTGGCTAAACCCTGTagcaaaaaattctcaaaaaggCTATACATCCGGATTTGCTTAACTGCTAATGTGTTTAGTATAGTTCAACAatgtataatttatattaataaaataatcaatctGGTCCTCTCTTTGTTGGGAATagcaaaaatagataaataaaaaatattttaaatgaaatagttaaAGTGCATAACTAAAATGTTAAGGGggataaaaatacttttaaaaagtaaatagctaaaaaaaaaaaaaaattgttcttcaattaaattttagttaaaaatttaCTGAACGGACAGAAATTCTTCGAGAACCAAAAGTCCTccatttacattttttatggGTCATTGTAGTCCAACAATAAGCTCTTACAGATGAAGCTTTACATCTGTGCTAACGGGATTAGGTTTCAGGGCCACGTGATCAGTCTGAGTCAACAGATCAGAAACTTTGAGAAGGTGACCTTGCCGGAATTAGAAGCCCAATCGGGGAGCAGAAGCAGGGTGGTGCTTCCCAAATACTTGTTTGTTGTTGGAACAGGGGGAAACGATTACTCCTTCAACTACTTCCTGAGGAATCCCAACAGCAACGTCAGTGACCTTGAAGTCTTCACTGCCAACCTGACAGCATCACTGTCTCGGCAATTAAAGGTACGTTGAAAAAACAAGAGTTCCTTCTACAATTATTTCTCAGAAGGAGAGAAGTAGttggaaaatcaaaattttttttgttagataaTTGTAAACGATCTCGAAAGTAGCGGGCCCAAGTTCCAAATAAATAGGGTGCCAGATTTCTTGATCAAATCCAAACTTTATTAATGGCCTTTGTCCCTGAATCTTTAGCTTGGGAAACTTTAGGAATGGTCTCTGACAAGACCGACCAAACAACAACCATagtaataacaacaacaaaaatcgTAAATGCCTCTATAACCAAGTCTCTGTGAAGAGATAAGAATTCATCTTTACTTGTTATACAAGTTTTTGATCATATGTTTCGTCTGACATTGTTAATGCAGAAGCTGTTCAACCTGGGGGCTCGAAAGTTTGTGTTAATGTCGGTAAACCCACTTGGGTGTAGTCCAACGGTGACGTCAAACGGGCTGGCATGCGTACAAGGGCTGAACCGGGCAGCTCACCTCTTCAACACGCACTTGAAGTCACTGGTGGATGTTCTCAAGTTAGAGATGCCTGGTtctgcttttgtttttgtgaacTCGTATAAGATTATCAGGGATATAATCAGAAATCCCAATTCCAAAGGTAAAATATGAACAAGATTTGCTGCACTAATtggaatgatatatatatagatattgaGAATTAGTATTTGAATAATTGAATCCATGCATGCAGGTTTCAAGGACGCGAGTAGGTCTTGCTGTGAAGTGGCATCAGTGAATGAAGGTGGAAATGGAATACTGTGCAAAAGGGGTGGGGGAGCGTGTGCGGAGAGGAGCAGCCATGTGTACTTTGACGGGCTGCATCCAACGGAAGCTGTGAATGCCCAGATAGCAAGCAAGGCCTATGAATCTGGTCTGAAAACGGAAGTTTATCCCACTAATATTAAGAATCTGGTCAAATCTTGTGTCTTTTGAGGAATTTTGATTCACTGTACGTGTTAATCTTAATTCCAAATTTGGCAACTTTTACTAGCTAGGATGTAGGCTAATGAATTTAGGTGGTTCAGTAGTAGCTAGGAAGGCTAGTGAAGAAGTACTGTTTCTTTCCCTTTTATTGGCTATATATAACAACTAGAACCTTATTACATACAAACTTTGCTAATGTGTTGGAGGTTGACTAGGaatggcctctctctctctctctctctctctctctctctctccctctccctctcccaaCCACCACATGCAAATGGCCATTCACTCTGGTAGCTAAAAAGAGTGATTTGGCCACTATCCCAACTTAAATGTAAATGGCTACCCCAACAGTCACTTTTTACATTAcaaattatatttctttttttattattattattatttacggTTACAATTTGAGCCgttcaatcaaaataaataatcttGATAAAATTATTGCATCGGATCTTAATCCAACTTAATCTAGCTTAGCTATAggttcatttttaattttttaattttttatgccaAGCAAATTTAAAGGAGAGAAGTGGATGAAGACCACTAAACTTAATCCAAAGCCCACCCTAATAGGAGTAATGATTTGTTAAGTTATATTTGTTGCAATAATTGCTGCCATATTTCCATTATATGAGACATATCAAAGTATAGATTTGCTATTGTCCACCCATTTTGGAGGCGTTTAAGGCCATACATGGTGATAgagtataaaatttttaaagaatttaagATCATCAtgtcaacaatttttttttttttttttttgaagtatttcaacaaaatttgaatGCAGAATTTTATGGTATACATTGTTTATACCTAGTTTTACTAAAGAAAAAACCTAATGTACAAGTATGAAAATATTAAGAGTTTTTGAGCATATGAGAAacatataattgtttttattaatgttatgaAAAATATAAGTGATAAACATAtactattaaatatatataattctcaTGTAGAACAGTGTTATAAAGtctgaattgaaaaaaatttccagCCATCAATttacaaaaagtttatggacACGTGCATGTGTATGTGCATACGCGGTCGAAGAGTTGAACGGAGGAAATTGGTTGTGTGGCCAATAATTTGTGTTTTCAACGTTCAAAAAATCAGAGTTTTGAGTTCTGCAACGTAAGACGCAGGTTCTGTCATCTCTGTGGCTTTTTTCAACATCCAAAAAATCAGAGTTTTGAGTTTTGGTCGTTGCAGAAACAGAGTTTTGAGTTTTGGTCGTTACAGAAACAGAGTTTTGAGTTTTGGTAGTTGCAGAAACAGAGTTTTGAGTGGTCAATATTCGTTGGTATGCATATTCGAAGGTCATTGGCTCAGGGAAACAAAGGTCAACAGATTTTGGTATCTCCAAAAACTCTCTGGTCTTTCCTCCATTATTCCCTTCCTCTGATGATCGGATCCCTATCCTTTTAAGCCCACCTCTGTCTCTCACGAATTCGTAGACATACACAGAAACAGAGAGAACCCCAAaaacagagaaggaaaaaagaaagatgacaACCCAAATCCAAACCCTACTACTCTCCATCCTCCTCCTTCCCACTATTTCCTCATCAATGAGCATAATATCGCCAGGATCAACCCTTTACGCCTCCAACACAAACCAAACCTGGTCCTCCCCAAACAACACATTTTCACTCGGCTTCATCCCACTCAACCCCCCCACCTCTCCGCCGACCTTCCTAGCTGCCATTGTCTTCTCTGGAGGTATACCCATCTGGTCCGCGGGCACCATCCCCGTCGACTCTGCTGCCTACCTCCAACTCCATCCCACTGAAGGCAACCTCCGCCTCGTCAACGGCTCTGGCCATACCGTCTGGAACTCCTCCACCACCAACCTTGGTGTCTCCTCCGCCTCCCTCGATGACTACGGTAACCTTGCCGTCATGAGAAATGGGACCTTCCCGGTCTGGTCTTCTTTCGAACACCCCATCGACACGGTCGTGCCGTGGCAGCAATTTTCAACTAGTCACGTTTTACGAAATGGGTTGTACTCGTTTCGTCTTCTTAGTGATGGTACTGTTAATCTCCAGTGGGATGACAGTACTGCGTATTGGAGTCGAGGTACTTCGAGTTCTTCGAACAACAGAACTTTAACTTCGCCGACTTTAGAATTACAGTCTACTGGTATTTTGTCGGTTTTAGATCCCACATTGACTAGCCGCGGGGCTATCATCGCTTATAGTAACGATTATAATCAAGGAAGTGATATTTTAAGGTTTTTGAGGTTAGATGGCGATGGGAATTTGAGAATGTATGGCTCTGCTAGGGGGAGTGGGGTTCAAACTGTGATATGGGTAGCTGTTGAGGATCAATGCAGAGTCTTTGGGTACTGTGGGAACATGGGAATCTGTAGTTATAGCGGTAAGAATCCCATTTGTAGGTGCCCCTCTCAGAATTTCGAGCTGGTTGATCCAAAAGATAGCAGAAAAGGGTGTAAGAGAAAGGTGGAGACACAGGATTGTCCGGGGAATCTGACAATGTTGACTATGGAACATACTCTGTTCTTAACGTTTCCTCCTCAGAGTATATTTGCGGTCGAGGGTTCTGAGGTCTTTTTTGTGGCTATATCCTCGTGTAGGATGAGCTGTCTTATCAGTCCTACTTGTGATGCTTCGACTATATTGTCGGACGGGATGGGCATGTGTTACTACAAGAAGCCGGGTTTTATCTCCGGGTACAGTAATCCGGCACTCCCTAGCACTTCATATTTCAAGGTCTGCTCACCGGCGGTTCCAAACGCATCGCCTTCTATGCGGAGCGACGGTTGGCGGATGCATTCTTGGGCAGTAGCTTTGGTGGTTATCGGGACCGTCTTGGGTTTGATTGCCTTGGAGGTTAGTTTATGGTGGTGGTGTTGTAGAAGCAGCCCCAAATTCGGAGGATTGTCAGCCAAATATGCTCTTCTTGAATATGCTTCTTGTGCTCCAGTCCAGTTCTCGTATAAGGAGCTCCGGCACCTAACCAAAGGGTTCGAGGAGAAGCTTGGAACCGGAGGAATTGGAGCTGTGTACAGAGGGATTCTCGCTGACAAAACAGTCGTTGCAGTGAAGCGACTCAACGGAATCGAGGAGGGAGAGAGGCAGTTCAGAATGGCTGTTTCGACTATAAGTTGCACCCACCATTTGAATTTGGTGAGATTGATTGGTTTTTGCTGTGAAAGGAGCCACAGGCTTTTAGTATATGAGTTCATGCAAAACAGGTCCCTTGATAATTGTCTCTTCCAAACAGATCATCCGGGAAGATTGTTGAATTGGGAGAGCCGGTTTAAGATTGCTCTTGGCACTGCGAGGGGCATCACTTACCTTCACGATGAGTGCCCTGACTGCATTGTCCATTGTGACATAAAACCAGAAAACATTCTCTTGGATGAGAATTTTTCTGCTAAAGTATCGGATTTTGGCCTTGCAAAGCTGAAAACTTTAAAGGATCGTACTGATTATTTGGCGCCAGAATGGCTGCAGGAAAATCTTCCAATGACTTCGAAATCCGATGTTTACAGTTATGGTATGGTTTTGTTGGAGATAGTGAGTGGGAAAAGACACATGGAAGTATCTGCAGAAACGAACTGGAAAATGTTGTCCGGGTGGGCGTATGAAGAATTTGAGAAGGGTAATGTGATGGGAATTGTCGACAGAAGGCTGGCTCAGACTCAGGCTCAGCAAGGGGTGGATGTGGAGCAAGTAATGAGAGCAATTCAAGTAAGCTTTTGGTGCATCCAGGAGCCACCGTCGCAGAGGCCAAGGATGGGAGAAGTGGTACGCATGCTGGAAGGCATCACAGAGATTCATAGGCCGCCTCACCCAAAGGGAAGGCCCTCAACGCTCTGCTAGTGTAACCATCGTAACTGTGAGCATTGAAGAGTTTGTCTGTGTGTGAATATGCTTCTTCCCATGGTTACTGTATTTATAGAAAATGTACAGTTGGATTTACAGTGTATTCTAAACTCAGAATACAAACTACAATGTCTTATCTTCGGCTAACGTGTTGTTATCTTTATCTTGTGCTTGAATGGATATCTTGTTATCTTTATCTTCTCCCTTTGAATTCTTTGGGTGTTTTAATCTGGTAGAAAACAgtagaataataaataacacaatCACACCAGACATCAAGATTTACATTGTTCCGCTAACGAGCCTACATCTGCATGCGAAGGCAATTAggagaaaattcactattaaaatGATGGAGTAGAAAGAGTAGAACGTACTAAAATTATATAGGAAGTGTCATATAAACCTTGCTATTATATATACCCATCTTTCTAGTGATGTCTAGACCAATACAAAAGTTATAACAATAAGATTGATTAAAAGGGGaggaaattatatttggaatgTTATTTTAGTTTGcacagaaatttcttataaatcggtttgtaagaaatttcttacaacctacatataaaagtgacatgtgtcctttggtatatgagaagcacatgttattttaatagcacGTGCTTTTCacgtgcttttttaatagcattaataaaaaatatgtgcttctcacatgcttaaaaggaCACGTCACTTTTATATGTAGTTGTAAAAAAAGTTCTTACAAACTTTCTATCCttttagtttgatttgattttaagaTTCGAGTAtatactctctttttttctttttcttttttctttttttttttttgtattttagtacTATTCACTTTTATGTAgaattaataacattaataatcagggacggagggagggggggctggcaggggccatggcccccccccaattttctaaaaaaaaaaaaaattaaggtggaaaaaaagaatttctgaaaaaaaatttaaaaatataatgtaaAAAATAGGAGTTTAACCTACTGGCCcctcccaaaaaatatttttagccaTTGGCCCCTTCCCATTaaaacttctggctccgtccctgttaATAATGTAAAACTATAATTACACccctaaatgaaaaaaaaaaaaaaaaaaaaaaaattacaaacaaaaaaaaagagccgAGTTGGGCATATTTCTATCTTTCAAGGATGGGGATTAGCTATACTTTTGTGTCAGTGAATTGTAGCCAATATGGGCAGCTAGCGAAAGGGGACTTTGATGGGATCTATTTGCCTAATTAAGTTGGTAGAT is a window of Alnus glutinosa chromosome 4, dhAlnGlut1.1, whole genome shotgun sequence DNA encoding:
- the LOC133866903 gene encoding G-type lectin S-receptor-like serine/threonine-protein kinase At1g34300 — protein: MTTQIQTLLLSILLLPTISSSMSIISPGSTLYASNTNQTWSSPNNTFSLGFIPLNPPTSPPTFLAAIVFSGGIPIWSAGTIPVDSAAYLQLHPTEGNLRLVNGSGHTVWNSSTTNLGVSSASLDDYGNLAVMRNGTFPVWSSFEHPIDTVVPWQQFSTSHVLRNGLYSFRLLSDGTVNLQWDDSTAYWSRGTSSSSNNRTLTSPTLELQSTGILSVLDPTLTSRGAIIAYSNDYNQGSDILRFLRLDGDGNLRMYGSARGSGVQTVIWVAVEDQCRVFGYCGNMGICSYSGKNPICRCPSQNFELVDPKDSRKGCKRKVETQDCPGNLTMLTMEHTLFLTFPPQSIFAVEGSEVFFVAISSCRMSCLISPTCDASTILSDGMGMCYYKKPGFISGYSNPALPSTSYFKVCSPAVPNASPSMRSDGWRMHSWAVALVVIGTVLGLIALEVSLWWWCCRSSPKFGGLSAKYALLEYASCAPVQFSYKELRHLTKGFEEKLGTGGIGAVYRGILADKTVVAVKRLNGIEEGERQFRMAVSTISCTHHLNLVRLIGFCCERSHRLLVYEFMQNRSLDNCLFQTDHPGRLLNWESRFKIALGTARGITYLHDECPDCIVHCDIKPENILLDENFSAKVSDFGLAKLKTLKDRTDYLAPEWLQENLPMTSKSDVYSYGMVLLEIVSGKRHMEVSAETNWKMLSGWAYEEFEKGNVMGIVDRRLAQTQAQQGVDVEQVMRAIQVSFWCIQEPPSQRPRMGEVVRMLEGITEIHRPPHPKGRPSTLC
- the LOC133866090 gene encoding GDSL esterase/lipase At1g29670-like, whose product is MFLKSDENAQGRSLPYNYISHPIPFHFDKSLVHQTRNNVAKVISLILNKMTPSKLLFLCLSLLACFSKCSTTSHDISSTAYAKGSSAGIKGLFIFGSSLVDNGNNNFLQDSMAKADYLPYGIDFPLGPTGRFTNGKNVIDLLGDHLNLPSLIPAFADPSTKGSKIVHGVNYASGASGILDDTGLIAGHVISLSQQIRNFEKVTLPELEAQSGSRSRVVLPKYLFVVGTGGNDYSFNYFLRNPNSNVSDLEVFTANLTASLSRQLKKLFNLGARKFVLMSVNPLGCSPTVTSNGLACVQGLNRAAHLFNTHLKSLVDVLKLEMPGSAFVFVNSYKIIRDIIRNPNSKGFKDASRSCCEVASVNEGGNGILCKRGGGACAERSSHVYFDGLHPTEAVNAQIASKAYESGLKTEVYPTNIKNLVKSCVF